The following are encoded together in the Candidatus Angelobacter sp. genome:
- a CDS encoding tyrosine-protein phosphatase, with translation MPAEEEDVIDFLSAVSDTNNLPAFVHCRRGADRTGMMCATYRVAVCGWTRQEAVPEMKNGGPDFSTAWNNLVEFVEKTGVRDVQRRAGFP, from the coding sequence CTGCCTGCCGAGGAGGAGGATGTGATTGATTTTCTGAGCGCGGTTTCCGACACAAATAATCTGCCGGCTTTCGTCCACTGTCGGCGCGGTGCGGACCGCACCGGCATGATGTGCGCGACGTATCGCGTGGCGGTCTGCGGTTGGACAAGGCAGGAAGCCGTTCCGGAAATGAAAAACGGCGGACCTGACTTCAGCACTGCCTGGAACAATCTCGTGGAATTCGTCGAGAAGACGGGTGTCCGGGACGTCCAAAGGCGCGCGGGATTTCCTTGA
- the smpB gene encoding SsrA-binding protein SmpB has translation MADILTNSKARRDYHLLETFEAGIVLHGTEVKSLRAGRGQISDAFARVEKDEVWLYNAHIDEYSHGNLQNHQPKAPRKLLLHKSEIRKLFGFASVKGHALVPLSFYWKNGRVKVALAVGKGKVQFDKRQDIKKRDADRELKRAAMRFSKGK, from the coding sequence ATGGCCGACATCCTGACCAACTCGAAGGCGCGGCGGGATTATCACCTTCTTGAAACGTTTGAAGCCGGCATCGTGTTGCACGGCACCGAGGTCAAATCGCTGCGCGCCGGCCGGGGCCAGATCAGCGACGCCTTCGCCCGGGTGGAAAAGGACGAGGTGTGGCTCTACAACGCGCACATTGACGAATACTCACACGGCAACCTCCAGAACCACCAACCGAAGGCGCCGCGCAAGCTGCTGTTGCACAAATCGGAAATTCGCAAGCTGTTCGGCTTCGCGTCCGTCAAAGGCCACGCGCTGGTTCCCCTTTCGTTTTATTGGAAGAACGGCAGGGTGAAAGTGGCGCTCGCGGTTGGCAAAGGCAAAGTTCAGTTCGACAAACGTCAGGACATAAAAAAGCGCGACGCCGACCGCGAGCTTAAACGCGCGGCGATGCGTTTCTCCAAGGGGAAATGA
- a CDS encoding MFS transporter yields MNTTNPTLLATLRALPRPAWILFLGVFLNKFGSFVVPFLTLYLKQQGYSMADAGLAIGAYGAGHFLASGLGGHLADTIGRRKTIVLSMFSAAISMLLLSQARSLPAIILLTAFAGLAGELYRPASSALLADLVPAGQRITAFSAYRMAFNAGWAFGPATAGFLAERGYFWLFVGDAVTSVLFGLVAFFALPRGVRSQQAESKWPDALGVLRHDRRFHQVLMASFAIALVFFQISSTYGLFVTQLGFSTATYGAIISLNGAMVVLCELPLSAITRRFPPRRVIGLGYALVGIGFALNAFVQTIPALVVAMVVVTFGEMLTIPVSAAYVADLAPAHMRGRYMGAFGLTWALGLTLGPSLGMALFHCGAAVLWLSCGALGLVAATIILKEVKERPASAGVARIGTEFAVREQPLD; encoded by the coding sequence ATGAACACCACAAATCCGACTTTGCTGGCCACCTTGCGGGCGCTGCCGCGTCCGGCGTGGATTCTTTTCCTCGGCGTGTTCCTAAATAAGTTCGGCTCGTTCGTTGTGCCGTTCCTGACGCTGTATCTCAAGCAACAGGGGTATTCGATGGCCGATGCCGGACTCGCCATCGGCGCTTATGGTGCGGGACATTTTCTAGCATCCGGTCTGGGTGGCCATCTGGCCGACACCATTGGCCGACGCAAGACCATCGTGCTCTCGATGTTCTCGGCGGCAATCTCCATGCTGTTGCTCTCGCAGGCGCGCAGTCTGCCGGCGATCATTTTGCTGACTGCGTTTGCCGGTTTGGCCGGTGAGTTGTATCGCCCGGCCAGCAGCGCGTTGCTGGCCGACCTCGTTCCAGCAGGCCAGCGCATCACCGCCTTCTCGGCGTATCGCATGGCCTTCAACGCCGGTTGGGCGTTTGGCCCCGCGACGGCTGGGTTCCTCGCCGAACGCGGATATTTCTGGCTGTTCGTCGGCGATGCGGTCACGTCGGTACTGTTCGGATTGGTTGCGTTCTTCGCGCTGCCGCGTGGCGTGCGCAGTCAACAGGCCGAGAGTAAATGGCCGGACGCGCTCGGAGTGTTGCGCCACGACCGCAGGTTTCATCAGGTGTTGATGGCGTCGTTCGCCATCGCGCTGGTCTTTTTTCAAATCAGCTCAACCTATGGCCTGTTTGTGACGCAGCTCGGATTTTCCACCGCCACTTACGGCGCGATCATCTCGTTGAACGGCGCGATGGTTGTCCTTTGTGAATTGCCATTGAGCGCGATCACGCGCCGTTTTCCTCCGCGCCGGGTCATTGGGCTGGGTTACGCACTGGTTGGAATCGGCTTTGCGCTAAACGCATTCGTTCAAACGATTCCCGCGCTCGTCGTTGCCATGGTTGTGGTGACGTTCGGAGAAATGTTGACAATCCCGGTGTCTGCCGCGTACGTCGCCGACCTGGCGCCGGCGCACATGCGCGGCCGTTACATGGGCGCATTCGGTTTGACATGGGCGCTCGGACTTACCCTGGGGCCGAGCCTGGGCATGGCACTGTTCCACTGCGGTGCCGCTGTGTTGTGGCTATCGTGCGGTGCGCTCGGCCTGGTAGCGGCAACGATTATTCTCAAAGAAGTGAAGGAACGACCGGCATCCGCAGGCGTGGCTCGCATCGGGACAGAGTTTGCCGTGCGTGAACAGCCGTTGGACTGA
- a CDS encoding DUF1501 domain-containing protein: MNDFLCNNRLRPDEVLCSRRQFLARTGMGLGVLGLAGLLSRETLAGTAGTASSPLHPQFPARAKHVIHIFAQGAPSHIDTWDPKPALAQYEDKSLPDLNGVAMPSPFKFKKYGKAGIEVSEVFSALGQHVDDMAIIRSMHTDIPAHDVATVFMNTGSLRMAKPSVGAWALYGLGSENENMPGYISLRPNGGSPPGGALNWGSAFLPGNFQASSINTGAGTVEGMIQNIRNPYFSQDEQRHQLDLVQKLNAIHARQLQKDPQLEARIESFEMAYRMQMEATDAFDIAKESQNVRDLYGSTPQGRQLLIARRLIERGVRFVQVWAGGWDHHQDIEDRLPQSAAEIDKPAAALLADLKQRSLLDSTLVIWGGEFGRTVTRDRNGNDNPGRDHNNRAFTVWLAGGGVKGGTVYGATDEFGARAVENKVHIHDLHATILRLLGFDHEKLTYRYNGRDFRLTDNFGKVVQGIIA; this comes from the coding sequence ATGAATGATTTCCTTTGCAATAACCGGCTGCGCCCCGACGAAGTCCTTTGTTCCCGCCGCCAGTTCCTCGCCCGGACCGGAATGGGACTCGGCGTGCTGGGTTTGGCCGGGCTGCTTTCCAGGGAGACGCTCGCCGGGACCGCTGGCACGGCTTCGAGCCCACTTCATCCGCAGTTTCCAGCACGGGCCAAGCATGTCATCCACATTTTTGCGCAGGGCGCGCCGTCGCACATTGACACGTGGGACCCGAAGCCCGCCCTCGCTCAATACGAGGACAAGTCTCTCCCCGACCTCAATGGCGTGGCGATGCCTTCCCCGTTCAAGTTCAAGAAATATGGCAAGGCGGGCATCGAGGTCAGCGAAGTGTTCTCCGCCCTTGGCCAGCATGTGGACGACATGGCAATCATCCGTTCGATGCACACGGACATACCGGCGCACGACGTGGCGACGGTCTTCATGAACACGGGTTCGCTCCGCATGGCCAAGCCCAGCGTCGGCGCGTGGGCGCTCTATGGTCTCGGGAGCGAGAACGAGAACATGCCCGGTTACATATCGCTGCGGCCAAACGGCGGTTCGCCGCCGGGCGGCGCGCTAAACTGGGGTTCGGCTTTTTTGCCGGGGAATTTTCAGGCCAGCAGCATCAACACCGGCGCGGGGACGGTCGAGGGGATGATCCAGAACATCCGCAATCCATATTTTTCGCAAGACGAGCAGCGGCACCAACTCGACCTGGTGCAAAAACTCAACGCGATCCATGCGCGCCAGCTTCAAAAGGACCCGCAGCTCGAAGCCCGCATCGAGTCATTCGAAATGGCCTATCGGATGCAGATGGAGGCAACCGACGCGTTCGACATCGCGAAGGAATCGCAGAACGTCCGCGATCTCTACGGCAGCACGCCGCAGGGGCGGCAACTGTTGATTGCGCGGCGGCTGATCGAACGCGGCGTGCGTTTCGTTCAGGTCTGGGCGGGCGGCTGGGATCATCATCAGGACATTGAAGACCGGCTGCCTCAGAGTGCGGCGGAGATTGACAAGCCCGCCGCCGCGTTGCTCGCCGATCTCAAACAACGCAGCCTGCTCGACAGCACCCTGGTGATCTGGGGCGGCGAGTTCGGACGCACGGTCACGCGCGACCGCAACGGGAACGACAACCCCGGGCGCGACCACAATAACCGCGCGTTTACCGTCTGGCTTGCGGGCGGTGGCGTCAAAGGCGGGACGGTTTACGGGGCGACCGATGAGTTCGGCGCGCGCGCTGTCGAGAACAAGGTTCACATCCACGATCTGCACGCGACGATCCTGCGCCTGCTCGGTTTCGATCATGAGAAGCTGACCTACCGCTACAACGGGCGCGATTTCCGGCTCACCGACAACTTCGGGAAAGTCGTGCAAGGGATCATCGCATGA
- a CDS encoding PSD1 and planctomycete cytochrome C domain-containing protein, translating to MMKICLMTANRSLTPAQPVEKKRVPVEVKWGEVEIPAAIMIRRVRGAPMLNLNARGRLLVSRAALGAALLLAARISESAVPAAEPTRAQTEFFENKIRPIFSDNCYKCHSPSNGKIKGGLELDWKGGWEKGGDSGPVIVPGDPEKSLLIKAVRYTDPDLQMPPKGDKLSDAQINDLVAWVRMGAPDPRATRPDVTVAAKYGGNGKDHWSFKPVTKPTPPAVKNEAWVKNDVDRFVLAKLEANGMTPNEPADQRTLIRRVYYDLIGLPPTEDEVVAFLTDDSPRAFEKVVDKLLASPHYGERWGRHWLDVARYSDSKGQFNRQRESSIYPYAWTYRDYVIKAFNDDKPYDRFILEQLAADKLNLGPDKGTLAALGFLTVGDHFNGNPNDIINDRIDVTSKAFLGLTVSCARCHDHKFDPIPQADYYSLHGIFASSVEPGVKPVISATNTNYQDYLAKRAELDARVQNIRTQSVAAAFGDYKRFGGIYLYATRLPAKERDAYLTKNGADPDLLKHWQRIIQGGGRQAASVFAPWNMLSRIPEPRFAEQSRRILANLDRNGRARQLNPQVVKTLKGAAPRSMAELAAIYGNLLANPDPEWQMTISTLLGDVALRVLPNRQRAQFFALREQSDMLDLVHPGAPARAMTLVDGPNPKDSPIFIRGEAENQGDVVPRRFLEVLSSPNRPAFKNGSGRLELALAVASKHNPLTARVMVNRVWEHHFGEGFVTTPDDFGNQSAPPSHPELLDYLASRFMEDGWSIKKLHKLILLSATYQQSSRNNPAYAEKDPFNRLLWRANVRRLEFEPLRDSILFLGGKLDLTVGGHPIDLSEGTHMTQKRFQAIMNRYGKYNLPTAPRRTVYGYVDRADLVEVLNTFDFASPNMPTGKRYETTVPQQALFLMNSPLVIEQVRNVVERKEFKQQKTGEDRVRYLYQLFFQRLPTQEEVRDGLEFVTSHHEPEPPVATVPALEPVANVIGKQDKRRPFNQVSPARRSRKPLTGWQEYAHALLLTNEASFVN from the coding sequence ATGATGAAGATCTGCCTCATGACGGCGAACCGTTCCCTGACTCCGGCGCAGCCTGTCGAGAAGAAACGGGTTCCAGTCGAGGTCAAATGGGGCGAAGTTGAAATACCCGCGGCGATCATGATCCGCCGGGTTCGTGGCGCACCCATGCTGAATCTCAATGCCAGGGGCCGCTTGCTCGTTTCCAGGGCCGCGCTCGGCGCCGCGTTGTTGCTCGCAGCAAGGATATCAGAATCTGCTGTCCCGGCCGCGGAACCGACCCGGGCTCAAACCGAGTTCTTCGAAAACAAAATCCGGCCGATTTTTTCAGACAATTGTTACAAGTGTCACAGCCCGTCGAACGGCAAGATCAAGGGAGGGCTGGAGCTCGATTGGAAAGGTGGTTGGGAAAAGGGCGGTGATTCCGGCCCGGTGATCGTTCCCGGCGATCCAGAGAAAAGTTTGCTCATCAAAGCCGTCCGCTACACCGATCCCGACCTGCAAATGCCGCCCAAAGGCGACAAGCTTTCCGACGCGCAAATCAACGACCTCGTCGCCTGGGTCAGGATGGGCGCGCCAGACCCGCGCGCAACGCGGCCCGATGTGACAGTCGCTGCAAAGTACGGCGGCAACGGCAAAGATCATTGGTCGTTCAAGCCGGTGACAAAGCCAACTCCGCCGGCGGTGAAGAATGAGGCTTGGGTCAAGAATGACGTGGACCGGTTCGTCCTGGCTAAATTGGAAGCGAACGGCATGACACCGAACGAACCGGCCGACCAACGCACGCTGATTCGCCGTGTCTATTACGACCTGATCGGGCTGCCGCCCACCGAGGATGAAGTGGTGGCGTTCCTCACGGACGATTCACCGCGGGCGTTCGAGAAGGTCGTGGACAAACTGCTCGCCTCGCCCCACTACGGCGAACGCTGGGGCCGTCACTGGCTCGATGTGGCGCGGTATTCCGATTCGAAAGGACAGTTCAATCGCCAGCGCGAGAGTTCGATTTATCCCTACGCCTGGACGTATCGCGACTACGTGATCAAGGCGTTCAACGACGACAAGCCTTACGACCGGTTCATTCTGGAGCAGCTCGCGGCCGACAAGCTGAATCTCGGCCCGGACAAAGGCACGCTTGCGGCGCTTGGTTTTCTCACGGTTGGAGACCATTTCAACGGTAATCCCAATGACATCATCAACGACCGCATCGACGTCACCTCGAAGGCGTTTCTCGGCCTCACGGTGTCGTGCGCACGCTGCCACGATCACAAGTTCGATCCCATTCCGCAGGCCGATTACTATTCGCTGCATGGCATTTTCGCCAGCTCTGTTGAACCTGGCGTGAAACCGGTGATTTCCGCGACGAACACGAACTATCAGGATTATCTCGCGAAAAGGGCCGAACTCGACGCGCGCGTTCAAAATATCCGCACTCAGAGCGTCGCCGCCGCGTTCGGCGATTACAAACGGTTCGGTGGAATTTATCTTTATGCGACACGACTGCCCGCGAAGGAACGCGACGCCTATCTCACGAAAAATGGCGCCGACCCCGATCTACTGAAGCACTGGCAGCGGATCATCCAGGGCGGCGGGCGGCAGGCCGCCTCGGTGTTCGCGCCATGGAACATGCTTTCTCGAATTCCAGAACCGCGCTTCGCGGAACAGTCGCGGCGCATCCTTGCAAATCTCGATCGCAACGGACGCGCGCGACAGTTGAACCCGCAGGTCGTCAAAACATTGAAAGGCGCGGCCCCGCGTTCCATGGCGGAACTGGCCGCAATCTACGGCAACCTGCTCGCGAATCCCGATCCCGAATGGCAGATGACGATTTCCACGTTGCTGGGCGATGTCGCGCTGCGGGTCTTGCCGAACCGGCAGCGTGCGCAGTTCTTCGCGCTGCGTGAACAAAGCGACATGCTGGATCTGGTGCATCCCGGCGCGCCGGCCCGCGCGATGACGCTCGTGGACGGCCCCAACCCTAAAGACTCACCCATCTTTATTCGCGGCGAGGCTGAGAATCAGGGGGACGTTGTGCCGCGCCGGTTCCTCGAAGTTTTGTCCAGTCCGAACCGGCCGGCGTTCAAAAACGGCAGTGGCCGGCTGGAACTGGCACTGGCCGTGGCCAGCAAACACAACCCGCTTACCGCTCGCGTGATGGTGAATCGCGTCTGGGAGCATCATTTCGGTGAAGGCTTCGTGACAACACCCGACGATTTCGGCAATCAATCGGCGCCGCCGAGTCATCCGGAGCTGCTCGACTATCTGGCGAGCCGTTTTATGGAAGACGGCTGGTCCATCAAGAAACTGCACAAGTTGATCCTGCTCTCGGCGACCTATCAGCAGAGCAGCAGGAACAATCCGGCCTACGCGGAGAAGGACCCGTTCAACCGACTGCTCTGGCGCGCGAACGTGCGCAGGCTCGAGTTCGAGCCGTTGCGCGACTCGATTCTTTTCCTCGGTGGCAAGCTCGATCTGACGGTCGGCGGCCATCCGATCGACCTTTCCGAGGGCACGCACATGACGCAAAAACGTTTTCAGGCCATCATGAATCGCTATGGGAAATACAACCTGCCCACCGCACCACGCCGGACGGTCTATGGCTACGTGGACCGCGCGGACCTGGTCGAGGTGCTCAACACGTTCGATTTCGCCAGCCCGAACATGCCGACCGGCAAACGTTACGAGACCACGGTGCCACAGCAGGCGCTCTTCCTCATGAATAGCCCGCTCGTCATCGAACAGGTGCGCAATGTCGTGGAACGAAAGGAATTCAAGCAGCAAAAGACCGGAGAGGATCGCGTGCGCTATCTTTACCAGTTGTTTTTCCAACGACTGCCGACCCAGGAGGAAGTGCGCGACGGCCTGGAGTTCGTCACGTCACACCACGAACCGGAACCCCCCGTGGCCACCGTCCCCGCACTCGAACCCGTCGCCAATGTCATCGGCAAGCAAGACAAACGGCGGCCTTTCAACCAGGTCAGTCCCGCCAGGCGTTCGCGAAAACCGCTGACCGGCTGGCAGGAATACGCCCACGCTCTGCTGCTCACGAACGAAGCGTCGTTTGTAAACTGA
- a CDS encoding malate dehydrogenase, translating into MNTSPIRVAVTGAAGQIGYSLLFRIASGAMFGPNQPVILHLIEIEAALPALGGVVMELDDCAFPLLKGIVPTADLDEGFRGANWALLVGSVPRKQGMERKDLLGINGRIFIGQGRAIQKNASTDVRILVVGNPCNTNCLIAMSHAPDVPGGCWHAMTRLDENRAKLQLAKKAGADVTAVTNVAIWGNHSTTQYPDFYNSRINGRPATEAIRDDAWLKGEFIATVQQRGAAIIKARGASSAASAANSVVDSVRSIIEPTPSDDWHSVGVCSDGSYGVEKGLVSSFPVRSDGRKLQIVPALSINEFSRAKIDASVSELKEEKMLVTELLPK; encoded by the coding sequence ATGAACACGTCTCCCATTCGCGTGGCGGTGACCGGCGCCGCCGGACAGATTGGTTACTCGCTTCTGTTCCGCATAGCCTCGGGTGCGATGTTCGGCCCAAACCAGCCGGTCATTCTGCATTTGATAGAGATCGAAGCCGCATTGCCCGCGCTCGGGGGCGTCGTGATGGAACTCGATGATTGCGCGTTTCCGCTCCTCAAGGGCATCGTGCCGACGGCGGATCTCGACGAGGGTTTTCGAGGCGCGAACTGGGCTTTGCTCGTCGGCAGCGTCCCACGCAAGCAAGGGATGGAACGCAAGGATTTGCTCGGCATCAACGGCAGGATTTTCATCGGCCAGGGCCGGGCAATTCAAAAAAACGCCTCCACCGATGTGCGCATTCTTGTCGTCGGCAACCCCTGCAACACGAATTGCCTCATCGCAATGAGCCATGCGCCTGATGTGCCGGGCGGCTGCTGGCACGCGATGACCCGGCTCGACGAAAACCGCGCGAAACTCCAGCTCGCGAAAAAGGCGGGCGCGGACGTCACGGCCGTGACGAACGTCGCCATCTGGGGCAATCATTCGACGACGCAGTATCCGGATTTTTACAACAGCCGGATCAACGGCCGGCCGGCAACCGAGGCGATCCGGGACGACGCCTGGTTGAAAGGGGAATTTATCGCCACCGTACAACAGCGCGGCGCGGCGATCATCAAAGCGCGTGGCGCATCGAGCGCGGCCAGTGCGGCAAACAGCGTCGTGGATAGTGTTCGTTCCATCATCGAACCGACGCCGTCGGATGACTGGCATAGCGTCGGTGTCTGCTCCGACGGCAGCTACGGTGTCGAGAAGGGGCTCGTTTCCTCCTTCCCGGTCCGCAGTGATGGCAGGAAACTCCAGATCGTGCCGGCCCTGTCAATCAACGAATTCAGCCGCGCGAAGATTGACGCGTCGGTAAGCGAGTTGAAGGAAGAAAAAATGCTGGTGACAGAGCTGCTTCCGAAATGA
- the deoC gene encoding deoxyribose-phosphate aldolase, which produces MTLTPNDLARFIDHTLLKPDATASDIERLCNEAREHRLFAVCVNGSRVAQASHVLDESEVKVAAVVGFPLGATDSDSKRFETEAALDSGAQEIDVVINIGRLRDGDHAYVLRELRDVVEAADERPVKVILETCLLTREEKIRACRVALDSGAHFVKTSTGFSTGGATVEDVKLLREIVGPKFGVKAAGGIRDTRAALAMIEAGATRLGTSNGVAIVRGVGGGPTGGY; this is translated from the coding sequence ATGACTCTTACGCCGAACGACCTCGCCCGCTTCATTGATCATACACTTCTGAAGCCGGATGCCACGGCCTCCGACATTGAGCGACTTTGTAACGAGGCGCGGGAACACCGGCTCTTTGCGGTCTGCGTGAATGGGTCGCGCGTCGCGCAAGCCAGCCATGTTCTGGACGAGAGCGAGGTGAAAGTGGCCGCCGTTGTCGGCTTCCCACTGGGCGCGACGGATTCAGACTCGAAACGGTTTGAAACGGAGGCAGCGCTGGACAGCGGAGCGCAGGAGATTGACGTGGTCATCAACATCGGACGGCTTCGGGATGGCGATCACGCTTACGTGTTGCGCGAGTTGCGCGACGTCGTCGAAGCCGCAGATGAACGCCCCGTCAAAGTCATCCTTGAAACCTGCCTGCTGACGCGCGAGGAAAAGATTCGCGCCTGCCGGGTTGCGCTCGATTCCGGGGCGCATTTCGTGAAGACTTCCACCGGTTTCAGCACTGGCGGCGCGACCGTCGAAGACGTAAAGCTGCTCCGCGAAATCGTCGGTCCGAAGTTTGGCGTGAAGGCCGCCGGCGGCATTCGCGACACGCGGGCGGCCCTGGCCATGATTGAGGCCGGAGCCACGAGATTGGGAACGTCGAATGGCGTGGCGATCGTGCGAGGCGTTGGAGGTGGGCCAACTGGTGGTTACTGA